One window from the genome of Blastopirellula retiformator encodes:
- a CDS encoding SGNH/GDSL hydrolase family protein, with translation MRRISLILVALAALASPALAKEYDPARWEKDIAKIEARDAKESPAKGGVVFIGSSSIRMWDLPKWFPNQPVVNHGFGGSHMEDSTYYVDRLVTPLAPKAVVVYAGDNDIAHKYSPERIRDDFLKFVDKVHKDLPETKIAYIAVKPSLSRWKMIDDVRATNRLIAAECEKSDLLTFVDIDAPMLGEDGKPRPELFKNDGLHMTDAGYKIWTKAVQPAIGK, from the coding sequence ATGAGGCGTATTAGCCTGATCCTGGTGGCGCTAGCCGCCTTGGCGTCACCCGCGCTGGCCAAAGAGTATGACCCAGCTCGCTGGGAGAAGGACATCGCCAAGATCGAGGCCCGCGACGCAAAAGAGTCGCCCGCCAAAGGAGGCGTCGTCTTTATCGGCAGTTCCAGCATCCGGATGTGGGATCTACCGAAGTGGTTCCCGAACCAGCCGGTGGTGAATCACGGCTTTGGCGGTTCGCACATGGAAGACTCGACGTACTACGTCGATCGCTTGGTGACGCCGCTGGCGCCGAAAGCGGTCGTCGTCTACGCCGGCGACAACGACATCGCCCACAAGTACTCGCCCGAGCGAATCCGGGACGACTTTCTGAAGTTCGTCGACAAGGTCCACAAGGACTTGCCGGAAACGAAGATCGCCTACATCGCGGTCAAGCCGAGCCTGTCTCGCTGGAAGATGATCGACGACGTGCGGGCGACCAATCGCCTGATCGCCGCTGAGTGCGAAAAGAGCGATCTGCTGACCTTCGTCGACATCGACGCCCCAATGCTAGGCGAAGATGGCAAGCCGCGGCCGGAACTGTTCAAAAACGATGGCCTGCATATGACCGACGCCGGATACAAGATCTGGACCAAAGCGGTGCAGCCGGCGATTGGGAAGTAA
- the rpsU gene encoding 30S ribosomal protein S21: protein MVKVLVREKESIQEAVRRFGKLVMRSGLKKEMRRRKFYEKPSDLKRRARLRAERRSAKERSLYLD from the coding sequence ATGGTCAAAGTTCTGGTTCGCGAGAAGGAGTCGATTCAAGAAGCTGTTCGTCGCTTCGGTAAACTTGTCATGCGCAGCGGTCTGAAGAAAGAAATGCGCCGTCGCAAGTTCTACGAAAAGCCGAGCGATTTGAAGCGTCGTGCTCGTCTTCGCGCTGAACGTCGTTCTGCCAAAGAACGCTCGCTCTACCTCGACTAG
- a CDS encoding SET domain-containing protein — protein sequence MDNLFQVGDTPYGKGLFAARAFRKRTLLAMVTGEVIDDEHYSSSYCIDLGGTFSLEPGEPFRYLNHSCEPNCCLVYHEEDEQPAEIWVETIRPIAMGDQLTIDYAWPANAAIPCGCGASQCRGWIVDPEELNLLNPPQNPTPKGLTDNGDASAMPA from the coding sequence TTGGACAATCTGTTTCAGGTAGGCGACACTCCCTATGGAAAGGGTTTGTTTGCGGCTCGCGCTTTTCGTAAGCGAACGCTCCTCGCGATGGTCACCGGCGAGGTGATCGACGACGAGCATTACTCCAGCAGCTACTGCATCGATCTGGGCGGAACGTTCTCGCTGGAACCGGGCGAACCATTCCGCTATCTGAACCACAGCTGCGAACCGAACTGCTGCCTGGTCTATCACGAAGAGGACGAGCAGCCGGCCGAGATCTGGGTCGAAACGATCCGCCCAATCGCCATGGGGGATCAACTGACGATCGACTACGCCTGGCCGGCCAATGCGGCGATCCCGTGCGGGTGCGGCGCGAGCCAATGTCGGGGGTGGATTGTCGACCCAGAAGAGCTGAACCTGCTAAATCCGCCGCAAAATCCTACACCTAAAGGACTTACGGACAACGGCGACGCTTCGGCGATGCCAGCCTAA
- a CDS encoding S8 family serine peptidase — protein MLLRSLLPVILGSVLTVAAYGEDATFPDYGLLPKSEIGAIRFLKDHAEADGRGVTVAVFDTGVDPGAVGLQETPDGRPKIVDMVDASGSGDVDTSTVREANEGVLEGLTGRELTIPKKWKNPSGKFHLGMKRGYDLFPGALVRRLKTERKKEWDEAFRAQQAKLSDEIVAFESAHPKPSDEQQEELDELKTRQKELAKAHGAWDDPGPIYDCVVFNDGKAWRAVLDTDEDGDLADEKLMTNYRAKRQYATFDDEGLLNYALNIYDKGNLLSVVTDCGTHGTHVAGIIAAYHPDHPEQNGIAPGAQIVAVKIGDTRVGSNSLGTGKTRGMLAAIENKVDLINMSYGGAAPIPNHGPLTDLQNEIVYKHGIIWVASAGNDGPALTTVTAPGGTTTSIIGVGAYVSPELAEVSYSLRDKLEELPYTWSSRGPTSDGDLGVDICAPGGAIAPVSQWALTPKQLMNGTSMSSPNVCGGLAMLVSALKQDEIPYSPTLVKRAIQNSARALQDGSPFAMGQGLLQVDAAYDWLAEHAEQIDARLHYDVKVTSRNNDRGIYLREADDLATTLQAKIEVEPLFPEDVASADKSSFDMKVRLECDADWVKTPEVFFLAYGGRDFEIEVDPTVLPPGAHFTEIRGYDADNQAAGALFRLPITVTQTVKLKSKNSWQEKLKSTAGQVERHFIQVPVGATWADLKITAGQFDGSRLMIAHTKQLLPQEDSRNVEERSYMRFVEGEVKNVSFPVAEGRTLEVCLAHCWNSLGDADFDCQLTFHSLDPINQTLVFDGVDYAKRVEVIGAFGLEHLGPKAELSTWRRVIEAKRSEITPLSAERDLLPKERRNYALTLTYEFSMPEAGKVKPRPSVMSDDSAFEIWSGRLWMIYDKNKRQMGVGVSGRSAKLPKGDYTLRLFMRHFDRESLEKLEGMPIFLDQDLKSKAALPVRRSFDQVMSGSGRLTSQRIADGELEAFYLGRPSESALPKTIGPRDRLLGKIYFGAEQKDVAGAGRRPGGFDLIYLPPPPAPKESTSSSDKPKEKTLEEKLFDLQVAELGVLAKMKDKEPFHQLAEKLLEESPNNLEVLTARLHMLDSDDRKQHLPQIVKAADKVIAQISQNKLARYFGRKHDPKTDEEKERSREMNEQRDILTDALYRKCRAIAYMDLPDETDPNIKKSPADPEKREELFEKTYQQLASWVDTTEEKYALVHDRRLRRMDRQGEALELLNKLIKREPTKLILYKKRSDIYGELGWDFLQKYENQWRLLRRNGDYAPF, from the coding sequence ATGCTTCTGCGCTCTCTCCTTCCGGTCATCCTCGGCTCGGTTCTCACGGTCGCCGCCTACGGCGAAGACGCGACCTTCCCCGACTACGGCCTGTTGCCGAAGTCGGAAATCGGCGCCATCCGCTTCTTGAAAGACCATGCCGAAGCGGACGGCCGCGGCGTGACGGTCGCCGTCTTTGATACCGGCGTCGACCCTGGCGCCGTCGGTTTGCAAGAGACCCCCGACGGCCGGCCCAAGATTGTCGACATGGTCGACGCCTCGGGCAGCGGCGACGTCGATACCTCGACCGTTCGCGAAGCGAACGAGGGCGTGCTGGAAGGTCTGACCGGCCGCGAGCTGACGATCCCCAAGAAGTGGAAGAACCCCAGCGGCAAATTTCACCTGGGCATGAAGCGGGGCTACGATCTATTCCCTGGCGCCCTCGTCCGCCGTTTGAAGACCGAACGCAAGAAAGAGTGGGACGAAGCGTTCCGCGCCCAACAAGCCAAACTGAGCGACGAAATCGTCGCGTTCGAGTCGGCCCATCCCAAGCCCAGCGACGAACAACAAGAAGAACTCGACGAGCTGAAGACGCGGCAGAAGGAACTGGCCAAAGCGCATGGCGCCTGGGATGATCCCGGCCCGATCTACGACTGCGTCGTCTTTAACGACGGCAAAGCGTGGCGGGCGGTCCTCGACACCGACGAAGATGGCGACCTGGCCGACGAGAAGTTGATGACCAACTACCGGGCCAAACGGCAATACGCCACCTTCGACGACGAGGGGCTGCTCAACTACGCTCTGAACATCTACGACAAAGGGAACCTGCTCTCGGTCGTGACTGACTGCGGCACGCATGGCACCCACGTGGCCGGCATCATCGCCGCCTACCATCCTGATCACCCCGAGCAAAACGGCATCGCCCCGGGCGCCCAGATTGTGGCGGTCAAGATTGGCGATACGCGGGTGGGTTCCAACTCGCTGGGGACCGGCAAAACCCGCGGCATGCTGGCCGCGATCGAAAACAAGGTCGACCTGATCAACATGAGCTACGGCGGAGCGGCGCCGATTCCCAACCATGGCCCGCTGACCGACCTGCAGAACGAGATCGTTTACAAACATGGCATCATTTGGGTCGCCAGCGCCGGCAATGACGGCCCGGCGCTCACCACGGTCACCGCTCCCGGCGGAACGACCACGTCGATCATCGGCGTCGGCGCCTATGTTTCGCCCGAGCTGGCCGAGGTCAGCTATTCGCTCCGCGACAAGCTGGAGGAATTACCCTACACGTGGAGTTCCCGCGGGCCAACTTCCGATGGTGACCTGGGGGTCGACATTTGTGCTCCCGGCGGCGCGATCGCTCCGGTGTCGCAATGGGCGCTGACTCCCAAGCAATTGATGAACGGCACGTCGATGTCGTCTCCCAACGTTTGCGGCGGCCTGGCGATGCTCGTCTCAGCGCTGAAGCAGGACGAGATCCCGTATTCCCCCACCTTGGTGAAGCGAGCGATCCAGAACAGCGCCCGCGCGCTGCAAGATGGTAGCCCGTTTGCGATGGGGCAGGGTCTGTTGCAAGTTGACGCCGCCTACGATTGGTTGGCCGAACATGCCGAGCAGATCGACGCCCGTCTGCACTACGACGTGAAAGTGACGTCACGCAACAATGATCGCGGCATCTACTTGCGTGAGGCGGATGACCTGGCGACCACCCTGCAGGCGAAAATCGAGGTCGAGCCGCTCTTTCCGGAGGATGTCGCCAGCGCCGACAAGTCGTCGTTCGACATGAAGGTTCGCCTAGAGTGCGACGCCGACTGGGTCAAAACGCCCGAGGTCTTCTTCCTGGCGTATGGCGGCCGCGACTTTGAAATTGAAGTCGATCCGACGGTGCTGCCGCCGGGCGCCCACTTCACCGAGATCCGCGGTTACGATGCCGACAATCAGGCCGCCGGCGCCCTCTTTCGTCTGCCGATCACGGTGACGCAAACGGTCAAACTGAAGTCGAAAAACAGCTGGCAAGAGAAGCTGAAATCGACCGCCGGCCAAGTCGAGCGCCATTTTATTCAGGTTCCGGTCGGCGCCACTTGGGCCGATCTGAAAATCACCGCCGGCCAGTTCGACGGATCGCGGCTGATGATCGCCCATACCAAGCAGTTGCTGCCGCAAGAGGATAGCCGCAACGTCGAAGAGCGGTCTTACATGCGATTCGTCGAAGGGGAAGTCAAAAACGTCAGCTTCCCGGTCGCCGAAGGGCGCACGCTGGAAGTCTGCCTGGCCCACTGCTGGAACAGCCTGGGGGATGCCGACTTCGACTGCCAACTAACGTTCCATTCGCTCGATCCGATCAATCAGACGCTTGTCTTTGACGGGGTCGACTACGCCAAGCGAGTCGAAGTGATCGGGGCGTTCGGCCTAGAGCATCTAGGGCCGAAAGCGGAGCTATCGACCTGGCGCCGGGTGATCGAAGCGAAGAGGTCGGAGATTACGCCACTGTCGGCCGAACGCGATCTGCTGCCGAAAGAGCGACGCAACTACGCGTTGACGCTGACGTACGAATTTTCAATGCCGGAAGCGGGCAAAGTGAAGCCGCGGCCGTCGGTGATGTCGGACGACTCCGCCTTCGAGATCTGGTCAGGCCGACTCTGGATGATTTACGACAAGAACAAGCGGCAGATGGGGGTTGGCGTCTCGGGACGTTCGGCCAAGCTGCCGAAAGGGGACTACACGCTGCGGCTCTTCATGCGGCATTTCGATCGTGAGTCGCTCGAAAAGCTGGAAGGGATGCCGATCTTCCTCGATCAAGATCTGAAGTCGAAAGCGGCGCTGCCGGTGCGGCGAAGCTTTGATCAAGTGATGAGCGGATCAGGCCGACTGACCAGCCAGCGAATCGCCGACGGCGAACTGGAAGCGTTTTACCTGGGCCGTCCTTCCGAAAGTGCCTTGCCCAAGACGATCGGCCCGCGTGATCGCCTGTTGGGCAAGATCTACTTTGGCGCCGAGCAGAAGGATGTGGCGGGCGCAGGCCGTCGCCCCGGCGGGTTCGACCTGATCTATCTTCCCCCTCCGCCGGCGCCCAAAGAATCTACCTCTTCTAGCGACAAGCCGAAGGAGAAGACGCTCGAAGAAAAGCTGTTTGATCTGCAGGTGGCCGAGCTGGGCGTCTTGGCGAAAATGAAAGACAAAGAGCCGTTCCACCAACTGGCCGAAAAATTGTTGGAAGAAAGTCCCAACAATTTGGAAGTGTTGACGGCGCGTCTCCACATGCTCGATAGCGATGACCGCAAGCAGCATCTACCGCAAATCGTGAAGGCGGCCGACAAGGTGATCGCGCAGATTTCGCAGAACAAACTGGCTCGCTACTTCGGTCGCAAACATGACCCCAAGACCGACGAAGAAAAAGAGCGCAGCCGCGAGATGAACGAGCAGCGCGACATTCTGACCGACGCGCTGTATCGCAAGTGTCGCGCGATCGCCTACATGGACTTGCCCGACGAAACTGATCCCAATATCAAAAAGAGCCCCGCTGATCCCGAGAAACGGGAGGAGCTGTTCGAAAAGACCTATCAGCAGCTCGCCAGTTGGGTCGATACGACCGAAGAGAAATACGCCTTGGTGCATGATCGCCGCTTGCGACGCATGGACCGTCAGGGGGAAGCGCTGGAGCTGCTCAACAAGCTGATCAAGCGAGAGCCGACCAAGTTGATCCTCTACAAGAAGCGGTCTGACATTTACGGCGAACTGGGTTGGGACTTTCTGCAGAAGTATGAAAACCAATGGCGGCTGTTGCGCCGGAACGGCGACTACGCGCCGTTCTAA
- a CDS encoding deoxyribodipyrimidine photolyase yields the protein MEVFPKLRLTNCNDAPINDNGDFVLYWMIANRRTRFNFSLQRAVDWAADLRKPLVILEALRIDYPWASRRLHRFALQGMGDNAEAIKPTPALYYPYVEPNKDADHGLLAALAKQSCVIVTDDFPCFFLARMVRAVSRMVDVKLESIDSNGLLPMRAGDKTFTVAHSFRRFLHHNLRDYLPEFPDEDPLAAAKIPKAQANLIAEIQKKYPPASKELLSANSSALDDLPIDQSVRDSVLVGGAAAAERTLATFLESKLARYGDKRNSPEADVASGLSPYLHFGHISTHDIFSRLTAQENWDVSKLSGKATGSREGWWNMSPSAESFLDELITWREIGYNMCSRESNYDRYESLPDWAQKTLADHANDKRPHLYNLEQLAKGKTYDELWNAAQTQLVVEGRMHNYLRMLWAKKILEWSPTPREALDVLIKLNNKYTVDGRNPNSYSGIFWCLGRYDRAWGPERKIFGKIRYMSSENTAKKIPVRRYIENYAPNRLFR from the coding sequence GTGGAAGTTTTTCCGAAGCTACGCCTGACTAACTGCAACGACGCTCCCATCAATGACAATGGGGATTTCGTTCTCTATTGGATGATCGCCAATCGGCGAACGCGCTTCAATTTCAGTCTGCAGCGGGCGGTCGACTGGGCGGCGGACTTGAGGAAGCCGCTGGTGATTTTGGAGGCGCTGCGGATCGACTATCCGTGGGCCAGCCGCCGGTTGCACAGATTTGCGCTGCAGGGGATGGGAGACAATGCCGAGGCGATTAAGCCCACGCCGGCCCTCTATTATCCGTACGTTGAGCCCAACAAAGACGCCGATCACGGGCTGCTCGCCGCCCTGGCCAAACAATCGTGCGTGATTGTGACTGACGACTTTCCCTGTTTCTTCCTAGCGCGGATGGTGCGGGCCGTGTCGCGGATGGTCGACGTCAAGCTAGAGTCAATTGACTCGAACGGCCTGTTGCCGATGCGGGCCGGCGACAAGACGTTCACCGTCGCTCACAGCTTCCGCCGCTTTCTGCACCACAATCTGCGCGACTACCTGCCGGAGTTTCCCGACGAAGATCCGCTCGCCGCCGCCAAGATCCCTAAGGCCCAGGCGAATCTGATAGCCGAAATTCAGAAGAAATACCCGCCGGCGTCCAAAGAGTTGCTGTCCGCCAACTCCAGTGCGCTCGATGACCTGCCGATCGACCAATCGGTGCGTGATTCGGTTCTTGTAGGCGGAGCGGCCGCCGCCGAGCGTACGCTCGCGACGTTTCTTGAGAGCAAGCTTGCCCGCTACGGCGACAAGCGGAACTCCCCCGAGGCCGACGTCGCCAGCGGACTGTCCCCTTATCTCCATTTCGGCCATATCTCGACCCATGACATTTTCTCGCGGCTGACCGCGCAAGAGAATTGGGACGTCTCAAAGCTGAGCGGCAAGGCGACCGGCTCGCGGGAAGGGTGGTGGAACATGTCGCCGAGCGCCGAGAGCTTCCTGGACGAACTGATCACTTGGCGCGAGATCGGCTACAACATGTGCTCGCGCGAGTCGAACTATGACCGCTACGAATCGCTGCCCGACTGGGCCCAAAAAACGCTGGCCGATCACGCGAACGACAAACGCCCTCACCTCTACAACCTCGAGCAACTGGCGAAGGGGAAAACCTACGACGAGCTTTGGAACGCCGCCCAAACGCAATTGGTCGTCGAAGGGCGGATGCACAACTATCTGCGGATGCTGTGGGCCAAGAAAATCTTGGAGTGGTCGCCGACGCCGCGCGAAGCGCTCGACGTGCTGATCAAGCTCAACAACAAGTACACGGTCGACGGGCGGAACCCAAATTCTTACAGCGGAATTTTTTGGTGCCTGGGGCGGTACGATCGGGCGTGGGGTCCCGAGCGGAAGATCTTTGGCAAAATTCGTTACATGAGCAGCGAAAATACGGCAAAGAAGATCCCGGTTCGGCGGTATATCGAAAACTACGCGCCTAATCGACTTTTCCGCTAA
- a CDS encoding TIGR01777 family oxidoreductase produces MSHQVFQERSEIPTPVEVAFAWHCREGALTRLTPPWEAVTVEKYESGLAPGSQAVLKTKLGPIPLTWLAEHREFVENELFSDVQLSGPFAHWEHEHRFGQIDADHCYLEDHVEYSVPGGAIGKMLGGSFVAEKLERMFRYRHATLLADLAAHQPYLQQDAMKIAITGASGMVGKQLSAFLSTGGHEVIPVTRSPNKEGVYWNYKQGEIDAASLTGVDAVVHLAGESIADGRWTEEKKAQIRDSRVDGATFLASELAKLPTPPQTFVCASAIGYYGDSGDEIVDEQSIAGEGFLPDVCRAWELACEPAALAGIRVVNTRLGLVLSPQGGALAKMLTPFKLGVGGVIGSGKQYWSWITIDDVIGGIHHCLMNESLSGPVNLTAPDPATNREFTKTLGRVLHRPTVLPVPEFAAKMAMGEMANDLLLASSRVMPTRLRETGYQFRDPELEPALRRLLGM; encoded by the coding sequence ATGTCACATCAGGTCTTTCAAGAGCGTAGCGAAATCCCGACGCCAGTCGAAGTCGCCTTCGCTTGGCATTGCCGCGAAGGAGCGCTGACGCGATTGACCCCTCCTTGGGAAGCGGTCACCGTCGAGAAGTACGAGTCCGGCCTGGCGCCCGGCTCGCAGGCTGTGCTGAAAACCAAGCTCGGCCCGATCCCGCTCACCTGGCTGGCCGAGCATCGCGAGTTTGTTGAGAACGAACTCTTCAGCGATGTACAGCTGTCTGGCCCTTTCGCGCATTGGGAACATGAGCATCGCTTCGGCCAGATCGACGCCGATCACTGCTATCTGGAAGACCACGTTGAGTATTCGGTACCCGGCGGCGCCATCGGAAAAATGTTGGGCGGATCGTTTGTCGCAGAAAAGTTGGAGCGAATGTTTCGCTACCGGCACGCGACGCTGCTGGCCGATCTGGCCGCACACCAGCCCTATTTGCAACAGGACGCCATGAAGATCGCAATCACCGGGGCCTCGGGCATGGTCGGCAAACAACTGTCGGCCTTTCTTTCTACCGGCGGTCACGAAGTTATCCCCGTCACGCGCAGTCCAAACAAAGAGGGCGTCTACTGGAACTACAAGCAAGGAGAGATCGACGCCGCCTCGCTGACCGGCGTTGATGCGGTCGTGCATTTGGCTGGCGAAAGCATCGCAGACGGCCGCTGGACCGAAGAGAAGAAAGCGCAGATCCGCGACTCCCGGGTCGACGGCGCCACCTTTCTCGCCAGCGAACTCGCCAAGCTGCCAACGCCGCCGCAGACGTTCGTCTGCGCATCGGCGATCGGTTACTACGGCGACTCCGGCGATGAAATCGTCGATGAGCAAAGTATCGCTGGCGAAGGCTTTCTGCCCGATGTGTGTCGCGCGTGGGAATTGGCGTGTGAGCCAGCGGCTTTGGCTGGTATTCGCGTCGTCAACACGCGACTTGGCTTGGTTCTCAGCCCGCAGGGCGGGGCGCTCGCGAAGATGTTGACGCCGTTCAAGCTAGGCGTTGGCGGCGTGATTGGCAGCGGAAAGCAGTACTGGAGCTGGATCACGATTGACGACGTGATCGGCGGAATCCACCACTGCTTAATGAACGAGTCGCTCTCTGGTCCGGTCAACCTGACGGCGCCCGATCCGGCCACCAATCGCGAGTTCACCAAGACGCTCGGCCGCGTGCTGCATCGCCCGACCGTTCTGCCGGTGCCCGAGTTCGCCGCGAAAATGGCGATGGGCGAAATGGCGAACGATTTGCTGTTGGCCAGCAGCCGCGTGATGCCAACGCGGCTGCGCGAAACCGGTTACCAGTTTCGCGATCCTGAGCTAGAGCCGGCGCTGCGCCGCCTGCTTGGCATGTAA
- a CDS encoding fasciclin domain-containing protein, producing the protein MRAFQWILASTMLLAVATFVQPVNAADKADKDIVDTAVAAGQFETLVTAVKAAGLVDALKSDGPFTVFAPTDEAFAKLPKGTVESLLKDKEKLATILKYHVVAGKVMAADAAKLDSADTLADKSLKIKAKDGAVMINNAKVVKADIVTSNGVIHVIDTVLIPE; encoded by the coding sequence ATGCGTGCTTTCCAATGGATTCTCGCTTCCACGATGCTGCTCGCCGTCGCTACTTTCGTGCAGCCGGTCAATGCGGCCGACAAAGCGGACAAGGATATCGTCGACACCGCGGTCGCCGCAGGTCAGTTTGAGACCCTCGTAACGGCAGTCAAAGCAGCTGGTTTGGTCGACGCGCTGAAGAGCGACGGGCCGTTTACCGTTTTCGCTCCGACCGACGAAGCGTTTGCGAAGCTACCGAAAGGTACTGTCGAGAGCCTGCTGAAAGATAAAGAGAAGCTGGCCACAATCTTGAAGTACCATGTCGTCGCCGGCAAGGTGATGGCGGCCGACGCGGCCAAGCTCGACTCGGCCGATACGCTGGCCGACAAGTCGCTGAAGATCAAAGCCAAAGATGGCGCCGTGATGATCAACAACGCCAAGGTGGTGAAGGCCGACATCGTCACCTCCAACGGCGTGATCCATGTGATCGACACCGTGCTGATTCCGGAATAG
- a CDS encoding isocitrate/isopropylmalate dehydrogenase family protein — protein MAHNVCLIEGDGIGPEITAAVKRIIEAAGVSIDWRPVLAGVSAVEKAGTPLPPETILAIKETKVALKGPLATAIGKGFRSVNVGLRQELQLYANFRPARTIPGVKTRFEEVDLIVIRENTEGLYSGLEHTVVPGVVESLRVISEKASRRIAIFAFETARKYNRKTVTCVHKANILKLSDGLFLDTVNEVAKDYPDIELNDCIIDAAAMKLVMDPTQFEVLVMENLFGDIVSDLASGLVGGLGVTPSGNYGADVAIFEAVHGTAPDIAGKDLANPTALLLSATMMLKHLGEMDAADRMEGALLSVLQNPETRTGDLGGKLSTSQFADTVAEACAVGSSG, from the coding sequence ATGGCGCACAACGTTTGTTTGATTGAAGGGGACGGCATCGGTCCCGAAATTACCGCCGCCGTGAAACGCATCATCGAAGCCGCCGGCGTGTCGATCGATTGGCGCCCGGTTCTGGCCGGCGTATCGGCGGTCGAAAAGGCGGGCACACCGCTGCCGCCGGAGACGATTCTCGCCATCAAAGAGACCAAGGTCGCCCTCAAAGGTCCGCTCGCCACGGCGATTGGCAAAGGCTTTCGCAGCGTGAACGTTGGCCTGCGGCAAGAGCTGCAGTTGTACGCCAACTTCCGCCCGGCCCGCACCATCCCCGGCGTGAAGACCCGTTTTGAAGAAGTCGATCTGATCGTTATTCGCGAAAACACCGAAGGCCTCTATAGCGGCCTGGAACATACGGTCGTGCCCGGCGTCGTCGAAAGCCTCCGCGTGATCAGCGAAAAGGCGTCCCGCCGCATTGCGATCTTCGCCTTCGAGACCGCCCGCAAGTACAACCGCAAGACGGTGACCTGCGTCCACAAGGCGAACATCCTGAAGCTAAGCGACGGGCTGTTCCTGGACACCGTCAACGAGGTCGCAAAAGACTATCCCGACATCGAGCTGAACGACTGCATCATCGACGCCGCCGCCATGAAGTTGGTGATGGACCCGACGCAGTTTGAAGTGCTGGTGATGGAAAACCTGTTCGGCGACATCGTCTCGGACCTGGCCAGCGGTCTGGTCGGCGGCCTGGGGGTCACCCCCAGCGGCAACTACGGCGCCGACGTGGCCATCTTCGAAGCGGTCCACGGCACCGCGCCTGACATCGCCGGCAAAGACCTGGCCAACCCGACCGCGTTGCTGCTAAGCGCCACCATGATGCTGAAGCACCTGGGCGAAATGGACGCGGCTGATCGGATGGAAGGCGCGTTATTGTCGGTACTGCAAAACCCCGAAACGCGGACCGGCGACCTGGGCGGAAAGCTGTCGACTTCGCAGTTTGCCGATACGGTGGCCGAAGCCTGTGCGGTGGGAAGCTCGGGCTAA